The Rosa chinensis cultivar Old Blush chromosome 7, RchiOBHm-V2, whole genome shotgun sequence DNA segment ttatatactaATAAACATACATATTATCCCAAGTAGAAATCAAGCCATGATCAGAATGTTCCTTCCGAGTCATTTTGGAATTTCAACCTCAGAACACAACCGAATTCAAACATTACTCTTTACTTGCCCAGAACACAACATAATTCAATCTGAAAGTTCCATTGCTGACACATGTTCAACTCCTACCGAGTCAAAAGGGGATCAACAACAATCAACACAAGTTAAAAGGGTCCagaaaaatcaccaaaacaTTGCCAACCCGAAATCTTGATGAGAAGCTACGTACGTGAGGTGGCGTCAGAGGGATCGAGATCGATGCGGCGTCTGTGATGAgggagagagatatatatagatGCAGCGTAGGGATATCAAAAGGGTCTGAGGGCGACGACTAATAGCTTCAACCAAGAAAGGGTAGAGACCGGCAAGTTTCATTAATCTACAGACTCACCAGCCACACTGATTTCGGGCTTATAAGAGCTTGGTTGAGCGTGCTTCTGCTTTTCGACGGAAGCCACAGCagctttttttttaaaaaaaattttggttacCAAACGCTTTTGGCTCTTCTGCTTTATAAGTTCTGGGGCCACCCCACAACCCAAGCGATGGTCTAATTACCCACCACCATAAAAGTAGAGACAGTTACAAGCAGCATTCAGTAGTGCAGTATTAACTCCCAATAGTTCTTTACATATAAACCAGAGAGTCACAGAGTCTCAAGCCCTGTCACCTGCCTGTGATCTGATCTGATCTCCCAAATGGGTTTTGCCAgactcttcctcttcttcctccttttggTCTTAAACCCATCTCATTCCTATGCTGCTGAGAATGTGAGTGTGACTCTCTACTACGAGACTCTGTGTCCTTATTGTGCCGATTTCATAGTGAACCATTTGGCCAAGATGTTCCAGAATGGGCTCATCTCCATCGTCAATCTCAGAATGGTCCCTTGGGGCAACGCTTGGCTCAATTCCGACGGCTCCTTCGCCTGCCAGGTCAGCTTTCCCAAATTGCTCCCGCATTGTCTGTTTAGTGCTCTATGACGTCCTTCTTAGTAATGTCACGAGTCCGCCGCCCTATCTTTTCATCTTTTAAATTACATGCCCATCCCTATGTTAAATTTACTTCTGTTCTTCCAGAATTTACATTTGCATAGAATAGAATTTACATTTACATAGAATCACTGAAATGTCCGGCTAGTTTAATCACACATCAACAGATATAGGGTATTTTGGACATTTTATAATCGACGTGTGGGTTCAGGTCTTTAGGATGAGAGTTACGTGAAATTGTGACCTTTAGAATCGAGTACAAGGTCATGGTGAGAAAGCACTGAACGTGGGTGAGTGCATGTTCATGCAAATTTGTTTTATAAAAGTACTCTGTCAAATCTTAAGAGGTGTTTGAACTTTAATAATACACCAATCAGTTTTGTAGCTCAATGATGATTCTTTTGACCCTTTTTGTGCTTAATTTACAGCACGGAACAGATGAATGCTTGATCAACACAATTGAGGCCTGCACCATCACCATCTATCCTAATGTGGTAAAGCTTATTGAACAGATCGACTTCCAACACTTTGTTCCAAACATGTACAGATGACACTTGAACTTTGGTTTGGTTACTAATTATGATGGGATTAATTCTAATGCAGAATCGGCATTTTACATTCATCCACTGCGTTGAGAGGCTCACGTTGCAGAACAAACACAGTAAATGGGCCGATTGCTTTGAAATGTCGAAGTTGGGGACTGTACCTATCGATTGCTACAACAGTGGATATGGCAATCAGGTCAGTTCACTTTCAATCCTATATTTTGTTCTTGCTGTTTATGAACTGCTAGCTTCATCATTTGAGACTTGACAAAATTAATCTTCATGGATTGGCAATTTGGCATTGATGCATAGATTGAAACGAAATATGCAAAGGAAACTGCTCAGCTTAATCCACCACATAGATTTGTGCCGTGGCTGGTTGTCAATGATAAACCACTTGCAGAGGTTAGTCAAATCACATTTCGGATTGCTTAATTCCTCATTTTTGTCCCCCTCATGACCAGTTTTCTCTATGTAGGACTACGGAAATTTTATGGCCTATATCTGTAAGGCATACAAAGGAAAATCTCCAGAAGCTTGCAGATCCATTCGCTACAAGACTGAATCAATTGGAAATGAAAAATCGATTCCTCAAGTTTGCCTAGCAGAACAACGAAGAAACTCTACATCTTAAGCCCAAGGAGCAGACGATGTGGCAACAAGTTTATATTGACATTCCATATGATAATTGAACCTAATGTTCATTTATAGGACATAACTGAAGCTGACCTATAATGTAATATGGTCTGACATTGTGTTCTTATGTTTTGTGTGTGTTTTCAACCCATGTTTGTTACTGCATGCTTAATTATTATTGTCAAAATCTGAGGGCTTTTCACTGCCACCATCATGTATTTATGATTGAGATGATTAAATTATGCAAACTGATAGTAGCAAGTAGGTGTGACATCAATGAGTGATTGATCTATAACCCTGCTGATGCTGCTGCTCTCTAGGTGATCATAGCTCTAATTAGCCTTTAAGATATGCACACGTGGTTGGATGACATTTTTGCCCAAAATTCTATAACAGGGGGCATTCATTTTCTGCAGAAACTTGTCCAAAGATATGATTATGATCTGGCCATCAATAATATCAGAGTACCAAACCcaacaaaagaaattaaaagtgaAGAGGGAAACTACTTACTACTACATATGTACAACACTTCTGAAACAGATCTCAACCTCAAAAATGGCCTCTGCTCTATTCTTCACTTGTCTCATTACCTGTTCAGTGTTCTTGCTTACTATTCCTTGTTATGTTGCTAATCAGAAAGTTACTCTCTCGCTTTACTATGACTCTTTGAGCACATCTTGTGCTACTTTCATCGTCAAGAATCTTGCTAAGATTTTCGATGATGATCTCATCACCATTCTCAATCTCAGACTGGTTCCTTGGGGTGATGCATACGCCAACAAATCGAACAACAGCACCGCTTTCTGTCAGGTTTATATTGATCACTGTTTCTACCAACTTCATTGGTTCAAAGTTTCTGCAACATTATTTATGAAATCATTAATGGTGCATATGTTCTTCCTTCTGTGTAAATTTCACAGCATAGGCCAGATGGGTGTAAGTTGAATTTTCTGGAAGCATGCGCTATCGATGTTATGCATGATGTGGTGAGATAATATGAGTTTCAAATAAAGGTTATCAATTTATTGAATTAGaaatggttttgaaatttgagttTGTGATGCAGAACAAGCACTTCGCTTTGATTTACTGCATAGAATTTTGGCCATAGAGGGAAGGCACAAGGAGTGGGAAACTTGCTTCAGTTCATTGGGACTGCCTAAGAAACCCACTTTGGATTGCTACAACAGTTCAAATGCAACAAAGGTTCCATATTTAATCCTATCTACAAGGATTCATGATGATTACGTTGTCCATTATGTTTGACATTGTTGGATTAGTGCAGCTTGAACAAAACTATGGCAATGAAACCATGCACCTCAATCCACCACTAAAGTTTGTACCATGGCTGGTTCTGAATGATCAACCTATTGGAAATATTggtcctctctctttctctctcagatCTCTCTTTTCTCCATCTCCCGTTTTTTCTCACACGCGTTCGATCTCTCTCTTTGAATCAAAATTAACTTTTTTCTTAATGAAATGCAGGACTATGAAATTTTTGCTGGCTATGTGTGCAAGGCTTACAAAGGTAACATTGTGCCCGTGGCATGTCAGTCTGTACATTTGAAGCAGAAGACAGAATAGACACACTCCACACAAGCAATCAAATCAACCAGAATCAAGCCTCAATCCAGGATCATTAATCCATCCAACCAAAGTCGATATCTTTACCAGCAAATCAGATTGCATATGAAGGTTTCCATAGCAAAGAGATGTGCAACTTGGGGAGAGTAGAGTTCTGCTTCTAGTTATCAAGGTTAGATTTCTCTAAAATTTTGGACAATACGTAAAAATGGCAACGTCTTGAAAGCAGGCAGCAGCAGGCAGCGCGAGTAAAGGAATATGGTGCAGAATCTCAGACACGAGATTTCATTTAGGTAAGGTGGGATAGCAAATTAAACTTGATCAGCTGGTGAAAGCACCCGAGTGCAACAGAGTATAACCAAGTACAGTCAGGTTTTCCAATAATATTCGCACAAACCCTTGCTTATATAGCATCAAGGAAAAGAATTGCGTTACAATTTGTTGGTTCTGAATCCCTTTCACTAGAGACTGCCCAAACGACAACTGTACTTCTAGATCCTTCCAAGCAGTAGCACAAACATGAAGATTGTGAAGAGTCAAACAAGAACTCGGCAGATTGCAGTGAATAAATGGAACTCGGCGCTTTCAACTATGATTAGGGTTTTACATGCTTCTTTTGCAAATACAGATATAGgctatataaaaataaatataagatTAAATAAACAAGGACAATCGCAATGAAACAAAAACATATTCTAAAAATATTTGTGTAAAGAGTCAGCTGGGCAGGAGTCCAAAAATGAAAAGTACTTGTTTCCTCATTCCATTCCCTTGCCTTGAGCTTTTTCCCTTTCCAGCCAAAAATGAGTCTACTACCTCTTCTAAAATTTAGTTGCTCCAAGTTCAACATCCTTCACAGTAGTGGTATCCAGTCCTGCCTTCAATAGTTCAACATCCAACAAATTTTGATCACGTTATTGTACTCTTGAGAGCCATAATGTTGTCTCACCGTCTTGACTCTTGAGTGGAGAAGATGAGAAGAATTGTTCTAGTTCTGTGCAGATAATTAAAGACGCGGTTGGTTCTCTCACTATCTAGCTAGCTGGCCTTGACTTTGGTATCATGCAAGCTTCCTTCTGCTATGTATCTCAGCTCTCCAGTCTGAACTCTATTAAATTGCTGAGAGTTCTCACTGCCTCTCATTACTATATAGTACACACATTAATAAACTAGCTTATTAA contains these protein-coding regions:
- the LOC112178541 gene encoding gamma-interferon-responsive lysosomal thiol protein, with the protein product MGFARLFLFFLLLVLNPSHSYAAENVSVTLYYETLCPYCADFIVNHLAKMFQNGLISIVNLRMVPWGNAWLNSDGSFACQHGTDECLINTIEACTITIYPNVNRHFTFIHCVERLTLQNKHSKWADCFEMSKLGTVPIDCYNSGYGNQIETKYAKETAQLNPPHRFVPWLVVNDKPLAEDYGNFMAYICKAYKGKSPEACRSIRYKTESIGNEKSIPQVCLAEQRRNSTS